In the Maribacter sp. MJ134 genome, one interval contains:
- a CDS encoding serine hydrolase domain-containing protein codes for MKLKKRRIVLVLILVGAGILVWANYPKLNIISGFASKNLASAHFISGRLYTEIIETDNDMPLIKMAELEKVIGDDVTSSVFGLMERETVCRDGLGCVLINESYDKTQVLLKPKRTRIENNLPFPYGNKGIKDTVFANVDYDRLHKAVDFAFSDYENQKTRTVLIAHKNALLTERYIEGFSEKTPVLGWSMTKSVLATVYGILEHQNKISMDFKPFAEDVRMKDLKHTITLNHLLRMQSGLEWDEDYASISDVNKMLFLEADMTKPQRLKQSIAAPTEVWNYSSGTTNLLSGILREHFDSYQEYLDFPYTDFIDRMGMHSMLIETDMSGNFVGSSYAWATTRDWAKFGLLYLNKGNWNGEQLFSPAWSDYVSRPTKNSDGVYGAHFWLNAGGKYPDVPRDLYSANGFQGQRVYIIPSKDLVVVRTGLANEDEFDVNTFLSEVCKAIK; via the coding sequence ATGAAATTGAAGAAAAGAAGAATTGTTCTGGTCCTAATACTCGTGGGTGCTGGAATTTTAGTTTGGGCGAATTATCCAAAATTGAATATCATTTCGGGTTTCGCCTCAAAGAATTTAGCCTCGGCACATTTTATCAGTGGTCGTTTATATACGGAGATAATTGAGACCGATAATGACATGCCCTTGATTAAAATGGCCGAACTAGAAAAGGTCATTGGGGACGATGTCACCAGTTCCGTTTTTGGACTTATGGAACGGGAAACGGTCTGTAGGGACGGTCTGGGTTGCGTACTGATTAACGAATCCTATGATAAGACCCAGGTACTTTTAAAACCCAAAAGAACCCGTATAGAGAATAATTTGCCCTTTCCCTATGGAAATAAGGGTATCAAGGATACGGTTTTTGCTAATGTGGATTATGACCGTTTGCATAAGGCCGTGGATTTTGCTTTTTCCGACTATGAAAATCAAAAGACACGAACGGTACTTATTGCCCATAAGAATGCGCTATTAACGGAGAGGTATATTGAAGGGTTTTCCGAAAAAACACCTGTCTTGGGCTGGTCTATGACCAAGAGCGTTTTGGCTACGGTCTATGGTATCCTAGAGCATCAGAACAAAATCAGTATGGATTTTAAGCCTTTTGCGGAGGACGTTCGAATGAAGGATTTAAAACACACCATCACCTTAAATCATTTGCTCCGTATGCAAAGCGGATTGGAGTGGGATGAGGATTATGCCAGTATCTCCGACGTCAATAAAATGCTTTTTTTGGAGGCCGATATGACCAAACCACAAAGATTAAAACAGTCCATCGCCGCACCAACGGAGGTTTGGAACTACTCCTCCGGAACCACCAATTTGCTTTCGGGTATTTTAAGGGAACACTTTGATTCCTATCAAGAATACTTGGATTTTCCTTATACCGATTTCATTGATAGAATGGGGATGCATTCCATGCTTATCGAAACCGATATGTCCGGCAATTTTGTGGGTTCCTCCTATGCATGGGCTACGACAAGGGACTGGGCCAAATTTGGATTGCTCTATCTCAACAAAGGAAATTGGAACGGGGAGCAGTTATTCTCCCCCGCTTGGTCGGATTATGTTTCCCGACCCACAAAGAATTCGGATGGTGTATACGGCGCACATTTCTGGCTAAACGCTGGCGGTAAATATCCCGATGTTCCGCGCGACCTGTATTCCGCAAACGGGTTTCAGGGACAGCGCGTGTATATTATTCCCTCTAAGGACCTTGTCGTAGTCCGTACCGGATTGGCCAATGAGGACGAGTTTGATGTAAATACTTTTCTCAGTGAGGTCTGTAAAGCGATAAAATAA
- a CDS encoding 1,4-dihydroxy-2-naphthoyl-CoA synthase, with amino-acid sequence MQSPDWQTALEFDDITYKKSNGVARIAFNRPNVRNAFRPHTTSELIKAFYDAQEDTAIGVVLLSAEGPSTKDGIWSFCSGGDQKARGEQGYVGADGQHRLNILEVQRMIRFMPKAVIAVVPGWAVGGGHSLHVVCDMTLASKEHAIFKQTDADVTSFDGGYGSAYLAKMVGQKKAREIFFLGRNYSAQEAFEMGMVNAVVPHEELEATAYQWAQEVLEKSPTSIKMLKFAMNLTDDGMVGQQVFAGEATRLAYMTEEAKEGRNAFLEKRKPDFGKNKWLP; translated from the coding sequence ATGCAATCACCCGACTGGCAGACCGCCTTGGAATTTGATGATATCACCTATAAGAAGAGCAACGGTGTGGCGCGAATTGCCTTTAACCGACCCAATGTACGTAATGCCTTTAGACCGCATACGACAAGTGAATTGATCAAAGCGTTTTACGATGCGCAGGAAGACACCGCTATCGGTGTGGTATTGCTTTCCGCCGAGGGTCCGTCTACCAAGGATGGTATTTGGTCCTTTTGCAGTGGAGGCGACCAAAAGGCTAGGGGGGAACAGGGTTATGTTGGCGCGGACGGACAGCATCGTCTTAATATTCTAGAGGTGCAACGTATGATCCGGTTTATGCCTAAAGCGGTCATCGCCGTGGTGCCCGGATGGGCCGTTGGTGGCGGACACAGTCTGCATGTGGTCTGTGATATGACCTTGGCCAGTAAGGAACATGCTATTTTTAAACAGACCGATGCCGATGTTACGAGTTTTGATGGGGGATATGGTTCTGCGTATTTGGCCAAAATGGTGGGCCAAAAGAAAGCGCGTGAAATCTTCTTTTTAGGCCGAAATTATTCCGCCCAAGAGGCCTTTGAAATGGGTATGGTGAACGCCGTAGTGCCCCATGAAGAACTGGAAGCTACTGCTTACCAATGGGCGCAAGAAGTACTGGAAAAATCGCCTACTTCCATAAAAATGCTAAAATTCGCGATGAACCTTACCGATGACGGTATGGTGGGACAACAGGTATTTGCCGGAGAAGCTACGCGCTTGGCCTATATGACCGAAGAAGCAAAAGAAGGACGTAATGCTTTCTTAGAAAAACGTAAACCAGATTTTGGAAAGAACAAGTGGCTGCCTTGA
- a CDS encoding nucleoid-associated protein: MIKYYDLTTLDIQQAIVHDIPKHKKKDFSITPTFSAKESELSTSLKDFFKESIIKALGRDRAFKIIYNAKSNSPIHKCVNSILTTEDRFVFQSKDIGQHLFNIQKGNNASGILFILKCDLSEHKVCVIMKLERDDGARLTMNEVTKSFDISEVKDLMLTSKTKVFKIAMLVNRDNYGIDFDGDIMDFQINIKERKELSSFFIDDFLGCLPYRDPKVTTQNFYNLTSVFIKTSIPDKIKQAKYLQDLNSYLQRNINILNPKEFSDEYLITSFEQDEYKAFLKTKDFDFKSFAKDLSLIKSKVEKFMVSFKNGISILGSKGTFENNVKLEELKNGDHQATVISQINKVK, encoded by the coding sequence ATGATAAAATACTACGATTTAACTACTTTAGATATACAACAGGCTATAGTTCATGACATACCAAAACATAAGAAAAAAGACTTTAGTATTACTCCTACTTTTAGTGCGAAAGAAAGTGAACTATCCACTAGTTTAAAAGACTTTTTTAAAGAAAGTATCATTAAAGCATTAGGAAGAGACAGAGCTTTTAAAATAATTTATAATGCTAAAAGCAACTCACCTATTCATAAATGTGTAAATAGCATACTTACGACTGAAGATAGATTTGTTTTTCAGTCGAAAGATATTGGGCAACACCTTTTCAACATACAAAAAGGTAACAACGCATCGGGTATTTTATTCATACTTAAATGTGATTTATCTGAACATAAAGTATGTGTAATTATGAAACTAGAAAGAGATGATGGCGCAAGGCTTACTATGAATGAAGTAACTAAGTCTTTTGACATATCAGAAGTCAAAGACTTAATGTTAACATCAAAAACAAAGGTGTTCAAGATAGCTATGTTGGTTAATCGCGATAATTATGGGATTGACTTTGACGGTGACATCATGGACTTTCAAATTAATATAAAAGAACGAAAAGAGCTATCTTCTTTTTTTATAGATGACTTTTTAGGCTGTTTACCATATAGAGATCCTAAAGTGACAACACAAAACTTTTACAACCTTACTTCAGTTTTCATTAAAACATCTATACCAGACAAGATAAAACAAGCGAAATATTTACAAGATTTGAACTCGTATCTTCAAAGAAATATCAATATTTTAAATCCAAAAGAATTCTCGGATGAGTATCTAATAACCTCGTTTGAACAAGATGAATACAAAGCATTTCTTAAAACAAAGGATTTTGATTTCAAATCCTTTGCAAAAGATTTATCATTAATTAAGTCGAAAGTAGAAAAATTCATGGTTTCTTTTAAAAATGGTATTTCAATTTTAGGAAGTAAAGGTACTTTTGAAAATAACGTTAAACTTGAAGAGTTGAAAAACGGAGACCATCAAGCAACTGTGATTTCACAAATTAATAAGGTTAAATAG
- a CDS encoding GTP pyrophosphokinase family protein encodes MDFYNSIEEKWAIDSPIYEEIGFKVSLFLKNAILRHEIYPEVSYRLKELLSIVKKIERKSKEKKYSFDDLKDKLGIRIICSFSSQLEEVDKIIHNNFNVEKVEYKREELDFNRLDYTSNHYDLTVKTDKIHFDNPDSYMGKVFELQVRSINQHAWSSSSHILTYKKEAAIPKVLQRRVYRLLSLYEIADDEFSNINKELQEKENSIAYQFIRKLEGKVFKYAKVDFDRQTSLMRLALLLFPFPKEKQKELIDNVYTFVLANDEKLERVFDSYSSKFHKFPFLTQPEIFLTLYMLEKYESTLEEVFANDLDNDELEKIKGIWV; translated from the coding sequence GTGGATTTTTATAACAGCATAGAGGAGAAATGGGCCATTGATAGTCCTATCTATGAGGAGATAGGTTTTAAAGTCTCTTTGTTTTTGAAAAACGCTATTTTAAGACATGAAATTTACCCTGAAGTATCTTACCGCCTGAAAGAACTCCTTAGTATTGTAAAGAAGATTGAGCGCAAATCAAAAGAAAAAAAATATTCTTTTGATGATTTAAAAGATAAACTAGGAATTAGAATAATATGCTCTTTTAGTTCTCAACTAGAAGAAGTTGACAAAATAATTCATAATAATTTCAATGTAGAAAAAGTAGAGTATAAAAGAGAAGAGCTGGATTTTAATAGACTTGATTATACAAGTAACCACTATGATTTGACCGTAAAGACAGATAAAATACATTTTGATAATCCGGACAGTTATATGGGCAAAGTATTTGAATTACAAGTAAGGTCTATTAATCAACATGCTTGGTCAAGTTCATCACATATTTTGACTTACAAAAAGGAAGCTGCTATACCTAAGGTGTTGCAACGTAGAGTATATAGACTATTATCTCTTTATGAGATTGCTGATGATGAATTTTCGAATATTAATAAAGAATTACAAGAAAAAGAAAATAGTATCGCTTACCAATTTATTAGAAAATTGGAAGGAAAGGTCTTTAAATATGCAAAAGTCGATTTTGACAGACAAACTTCTTTAATGAGGTTAGCATTATTACTTTTTCCTTTTCCCAAAGAGAAACAAAAAGAGCTTATCGATAACGTATATACTTTTGTATTAGCAAACGATGAAAAACTAGAAAGAGTTTTTGATAGTTACTCATCTAAATTCCACAAATTTCCATTTTTGACTCAGCCCGAAATATTTTTAACACTCTATATGTTAGAGAAATATGAGTCCACCCTAGAAGAAGTTTTTGCTAATGATTTAGATAATGATGAGCTAGAAAAAATTAAGGGAATTTGGGTTTGA
- a CDS encoding aspartate-ammonia lyase, which produces MIGTAGEYFVCSELSKKNILPLITPKNNPLFDIIATNTDGSKYVAIQVKTMGLDNKQGWKLNKQITRKKNNQNLFLVLVDLKEDRINDFYVFKYDNFVEKVIAVYSAYISTPNSRTGKIKKEVGFRWFDYKNFSDEDLAKKNDWTLITNFFSQK; this is translated from the coding sequence ATGATAGGTACAGCTGGTGAATATTTTGTCTGCTCGGAATTAAGTAAGAAGAATATACTACCTCTGATTACTCCAAAGAATAATCCTTTATTCGATATAATTGCAACAAATACTGATGGTTCAAAATATGTAGCCATTCAAGTAAAAACAATGGGTTTAGACAATAAACAAGGATGGAAATTGAACAAACAAATTACTAGGAAAAAGAATAACCAAAATTTATTTTTAGTTCTGGTCGATCTCAAAGAGGATCGGATAAATGATTTTTATGTTTTCAAATATGACAATTTTGTAGAAAAGGTTATAGCAGTATACAGTGCTTATATATCTACGCCAAATTCTAGAACAGGAAAGATAAAGAAAGAAGTAGGGTTTAGATGGTTCGACTACAAAAATTTTAGCGATGAGGATTTAGCCAAAAAGAATGACTGGACGCTAATTACTAACTTTTTTTCTCAAAAATGA
- a CDS encoding YkgJ family cysteine cluster protein — translation MSIAQRVQLVESLFYQLELESAQFAKASGLGCVSDCGKCCTYPDVEASPLEFLPWAFHLFLNGEAEKMLQTLSANQTTTCVIYQPLSVVNQGRCSDYKYRGLICRLFGAAANTDKYGKLRLATCKIIKEGQSENYDTTAKAIEKGMQVPIFTEYYMQLNQIDYKLGAMLLPINKALKMALEEVLHYYAYRAFPTGDCG, via the coding sequence ATGTCCATAGCGCAAAGAGTGCAATTGGTAGAAAGTCTTTTTTATCAATTAGAGCTCGAAAGCGCTCAGTTTGCAAAAGCATCAGGTTTAGGTTGTGTTTCCGATTGCGGAAAATGTTGCACTTATCCTGACGTTGAGGCCTCTCCTCTAGAATTTTTACCTTGGGCCTTTCATTTATTCTTAAATGGCGAGGCCGAAAAGATGTTACAGACCCTTAGTGCTAACCAAACTACTACCTGTGTTATATACCAACCGCTCTCGGTTGTAAATCAAGGGCGTTGTAGTGATTACAAATATCGTGGCTTGATCTGTCGTTTATTCGGGGCGGCCGCCAATACCGATAAATATGGAAAGCTGCGCTTGGCGACCTGTAAAATTATCAAAGAGGGACAATCGGAAAACTACGATACTACTGCAAAAGCCATTGAAAAAGGAATGCAGGTTCCCATTTTTACCGAATACTACATGCAGCTAAATCAAATTGATTATAAGCTGGGCGCTATGCTATTACCCATTAACAAGGCACTTAAAATGGCCTTGGAAGAAGTACTGCACTATTATGCCTACCGAGCATTTCCTACAGGTGATTGCGGATGA
- a CDS encoding T9SS type B sorting domain-containing protein, with protein sequence MRLQYVLPLFFLLIATHINAQKEAAIWYFGENAGLDFNSGTPVALTDGQINTREGCATISDTNGNLLFYTDGVTVWNRNHLIMPNGTDLKGDISSTQSAIIVPKSDEPNVFFLFTVDEAGGPNGLQYSVVDMNLDGGMGDITAQKEIPLISPVSEKVTAVAHANGQGVWVITRSYGGNSYYSFLVDASGVNTVPVVTNIGPSLPLGEYTTLGYMKTSPDGKFLVSLTDNDAQVDLMRFNAATGTLSDHISLKGFFDANRIAAGNRPYGGEFSPNGKVLYIATRYNLSQFDLSTYDQNTIIASGLVLKSREFYYKGALQMGIDGKIYEAIRYYGYLNAINNPNVLGVGCDYQVDAVSLGPSGKGILGLPPFISSFFYVGIEAENLCLGDTTEFKIDVSEPITAISWDFGDGNTSTTENPSHTYSSAGDYTVSVTVTTASDSTMETKDITISEIPVATILGDITGCIIQNTYNIDLYSFNSSVLDTQDPANFSVNYFLSQTDADTNMNPLENTHSFPMGTTPVYIRVSNKNNIDCYTTTQFNIIARQSPVIDTVSDWTVCDDDTDGVYTFDLSQKNNEIFNGQDETIFELLYFASQTDADAGTNALPFSYTNTTAMEEIFFRFQNSTYPTCYRTGSFMVAVNAGVLANTPNDMEVCDTDNDGFFTFQLSNTETEIVGTQNAASLSISYHNSLADAESNTAPLPDSFTNTTAYGQTIYARVQNVSDPTCYETTSFELIVNDTPIIQEVTGWTVCDTDNNGSYSFIFNEKDQEILGGQNPSDFSLRYFETQTDADLSQNEITGPYENTSNPQTVFYRLENVSSTVCYVTESFDIEVFDTPFALSPAPIVLCDTNDNGLQMIDLTQKNIEILGTQDEADFNVRYFTDRSDAENNTNAINATSYANTQTQETLYARVERIGLEYCSAITSLELIINPLPRPVLEERYVICPDSPTLLIDGGAFDSWSWKNSDGIEISDLREFNVEELGEYELTVTQNLNGITCENSIRFEVLSSGAPETMTVETNGFSDQIEVRVSVTGTGPFEYSVDGEIFQSSNTFIVFPGMYTVFVRDMLECRTLSQEIVAMGYQKFFSPNGDGVHDNWNIIGAGLFPNAQLYIYDRYGKLLKQLSPQGLGWDGTYSGQLMPSSDYWFRFLYDEEKVYSGHFTLKR encoded by the coding sequence TTGAGACTACAGTACGTTCTACCCTTATTTTTTCTATTGATAGCCACCCATATAAATGCCCAAAAAGAAGCGGCAATTTGGTATTTTGGTGAAAATGCCGGGCTGGACTTCAACTCTGGAACACCGGTCGCGTTAACGGACGGCCAAATAAATACCCGAGAAGGATGTGCCACCATTTCCGATACCAACGGTAATCTCCTGTTTTATACCGATGGTGTTACCGTTTGGAACAGAAACCACCTCATAATGCCCAATGGCACAGATTTAAAGGGTGATATCTCAAGTACGCAATCCGCTATCATCGTGCCAAAATCTGATGAACCTAATGTTTTCTTCTTGTTCACCGTTGATGAAGCTGGTGGACCCAATGGGTTGCAATATAGTGTAGTCGACATGAATCTTGATGGAGGTATGGGCGATATTACCGCTCAAAAAGAAATTCCATTGATTAGTCCCGTAAGTGAAAAAGTTACTGCTGTTGCCCATGCGAACGGGCAAGGCGTTTGGGTCATTACCCGTTCCTATGGCGGTAATTCTTATTATAGCTTTCTAGTGGATGCTTCTGGCGTTAATACCGTACCCGTTGTGACCAATATTGGACCATCGCTTCCACTAGGTGAATACACAACTTTAGGATACATGAAAACTTCTCCCGACGGAAAGTTTTTGGTCTCCCTAACGGATAATGATGCTCAGGTAGACCTGATGCGCTTTAATGCCGCAACCGGTACCTTGAGTGACCATATCTCATTAAAAGGTTTTTTTGATGCTAATAGAATCGCCGCAGGTAATAGACCCTATGGCGGGGAATTTTCTCCGAACGGTAAAGTGTTGTATATAGCTACAAGATATAATTTATCACAGTTTGATCTTAGCACCTATGATCAAAATACGATCATCGCCTCCGGTCTTGTTTTAAAATCCAGAGAATTCTATTATAAGGGTGCACTGCAAATGGGGATTGATGGAAAGATTTATGAAGCTATACGTTACTATGGATATTTGAACGCCATTAATAATCCAAACGTTTTGGGTGTAGGATGCGATTATCAGGTCGATGCTGTTTCTTTAGGCCCAAGTGGAAAAGGAATTCTAGGCCTCCCCCCCTTTATATCGTCCTTCTTCTATGTAGGTATTGAAGCGGAAAACCTTTGTTTAGGCGATACTACGGAGTTTAAAATCGATGTTTCGGAACCGATAACAGCTATATCATGGGATTTTGGAGATGGCAATACCTCCACCACTGAAAATCCAAGTCACACCTACAGCAGTGCAGGGGACTATACGGTTTCGGTTACTGTCACTACAGCATCCGATAGTACAATGGAAACAAAGGACATTACAATTTCTGAAATCCCCGTGGCTACAATATTAGGAGACATAACAGGTTGTATTATCCAGAACACCTACAATATCGACCTCTACTCCTTCAATTCTTCGGTATTGGACACACAGGACCCCGCTAATTTTTCCGTCAACTATTTTTTATCTCAGACGGACGCGGATACCAACATGAATCCTTTGGAGAACACTCATTCGTTTCCCATGGGTACCACCCCTGTCTATATAAGGGTTTCAAATAAAAACAATATAGATTGCTACACGACTACACAATTCAATATTATTGCAAGACAATCCCCTGTTATAGACACCGTTTCGGATTGGACGGTCTGTGATGATGACACGGATGGAGTATACACTTTTGACCTATCCCAGAAAAACAATGAAATTTTCAACGGGCAGGATGAAACAATATTTGAGCTACTGTACTTCGCCTCCCAAACCGATGCTGACGCCGGTACCAATGCCCTACCGTTTAGTTACACGAATACAACGGCAATGGAAGAAATCTTCTTTAGATTTCAGAACAGCACCTACCCCACCTGTTACAGAACAGGTAGCTTTATGGTAGCGGTGAATGCCGGAGTCCTAGCCAATACACCGAACGATATGGAGGTCTGCGATACCGACAATGATGGCTTTTTCACTTTTCAACTTAGCAATACCGAAACGGAAATCGTTGGCACACAGAACGCGGCCAGCTTAAGCATTAGTTACCATAATTCCTTGGCAGATGCCGAAAGTAATACCGCACCACTGCCCGATTCCTTCACAAATACAACGGCATACGGTCAAACAATTTATGCACGGGTCCAGAACGTATCGGACCCCACCTGCTACGAAACCACTTCGTTCGAGCTTATCGTCAACGATACACCAATAATACAAGAAGTAACGGGTTGGACAGTTTGCGATACGGATAACAACGGTAGTTACAGCTTTATTTTTAATGAAAAGGACCAAGAAATTCTTGGGGGTCAGAATCCATCCGATTTTTCGCTCCGTTATTTTGAAACACAAACGGATGCGGATCTGTCGCAAAACGAGATCACGGGTCCTTATGAGAATACGAGTAATCCGCAGACCGTATTCTACCGTTTGGAAAACGTTTCCAGCACTGTCTGTTATGTAACGGAAAGTTTTGATATTGAAGTATTCGATACGCCATTTGCCCTATCCCCTGCGCCGATTGTACTATGCGATACTAATGACAATGGACTACAGATGATAGACCTTACGCAAAAGAATATTGAAATACTGGGCACTCAAGACGAAGCGGATTTTAACGTAAGGTATTTTACCGATCGGTCGGATGCGGAAAACAATACCAACGCCATTAACGCTACCTCTTATGCGAACACACAAACCCAGGAAACACTTTATGCAAGGGTAGAGCGCATCGGTCTGGAATATTGTAGCGCAATAACCTCTCTTGAACTGATCATTAATCCACTGCCCCGACCGGTGCTGGAAGAACGCTATGTTATATGTCCCGATAGTCCAACATTACTTATTGATGGTGGGGCCTTTGATTCTTGGTCATGGAAAAATTCTGACGGAATTGAAATTTCAGACCTCAGAGAATTCAATGTTGAAGAACTAGGCGAATACGAATTGACCGTAACTCAAAATTTGAACGGTATCACCTGTGAGAATTCCATACGTTTTGAAGTATTATCCTCCGGTGCACCGGAAACGATGACCGTAGAAACCAATGGTTTTTCCGACCAGATAGAAGTACGCGTTTCGGTCACGGGAACAGGACCGTTTGAATATTCGGTAGACGGAGAAATTTTTCAATCGAGCAATACGTTCATTGTTTTCCCTGGAATGTATACCGTTTTTGTTAGGGATATGTTAGAATGCCGTACCCTTAGCCAAGAAATCGTTGCTATGGGCTATCAAAAATTCTTTTCCCCTAATGGTGATGGTGTACACGATAACTGGAATATTATAGGTGCCGGTCTTTTTCCCAATGCACAGCTATACATCTATGATAGATATGGCAAACTTTTAAAGCAATTATCTCCCCAGGGTCTTGGTTGGGACGGCACCTATTCCGGGCAATTGATGCCCTCTTCGGATTACTGGTTCCGCTTCTTATATGACGAGGAGAAAGTTTATAGTGGGCACTTTACGTTAAAGCGTTAA
- a CDS encoding nuclear transport factor 2 family protein produces the protein MTSTLRIITTHLKKIFFVSILVVGLGCKDKQQTASQLVSAYYEGFVKGDYEQIKSTLSDSLVTTEGDFTMPFSRESYYEKFKWDSVFRPVYRLKDIRIEDDVAIAKVAVTSPRLVFLKNSPMTCVYRFQFEQGKIAQIDNLECPDAKWKLWEKGVNELVQWTKVHHPELDGFINDLTMNGAQKYMKAIRLYESRPSSNSIER, from the coding sequence GTGACAAGCACTTTACGTATCATAACTACCCATCTTAAAAAGATATTTTTCGTAAGCATTTTAGTTGTTGGTCTTGGCTGTAAGGATAAACAACAAACAGCTAGTCAACTGGTGAGTGCTTATTACGAGGGTTTTGTTAAGGGCGATTACGAACAGATTAAAAGCACGCTTTCCGATAGTTTGGTCACCACCGAGGGCGATTTTACGATGCCTTTTTCCCGGGAGAGTTATTACGAGAAATTTAAGTGGGATTCGGTTTTTAGGCCCGTGTACCGATTAAAGGATATTCGCATTGAGGACGACGTAGCCATTGCCAAAGTCGCTGTAACTTCCCCTAGATTGGTTTTCTTGAAGAATAGCCCCATGACCTGTGTTTATCGATTTCAGTTTGAACAAGGAAAAATAGCCCAAATCGATAATTTGGAATGTCCGGATGCGAAATGGAAACTATGGGAAAAAGGAGTGAATGAATTGGTACAATGGACTAAAGTGCATCATCCTGAATTGGACGGATTTATCAACGACCTGACCATGAATGGCGCTCAAAAATACATGAAAGCGATTCGCTTGTATGAAAGTCGTCCTAGTTCCAATTCAATCGAACGTTAA
- a CDS encoding LysE family translocator produces the protein MVFFTCLFFGFIIAASGSISPSFLNLTVVKFSLKSGRKSALYLIGGFATVLFFQANIGAYFASVLMKNSEYITIIQMIGTGILILLSLNFFRLHFKSKGQLKKVEIEKSKAYIHGIGMSLLNTFAIPFYFTTISFLIGLDYFEYSLFNSFYFSIGSTIGSFTIYAVYATVASRIEDRLTTAATKMNFIIGCLTGVVGLGNLFYLL, from the coding sequence ATGGTATTTTTTACATGTTTATTTTTTGGATTTATTATCGCTGCATCGGGTAGCATAAGCCCTAGTTTTTTAAACCTTACCGTAGTTAAATTCAGTCTTAAAAGTGGACGCAAATCGGCTTTGTACCTTATAGGGGGTTTCGCAACAGTACTTTTCTTTCAGGCGAACATTGGGGCGTATTTTGCCAGTGTACTCATGAAGAACTCGGAATATATTACCATCATACAGATGATAGGTACCGGTATTCTCATCCTATTATCCCTAAATTTTTTTCGATTGCATTTTAAGTCTAAGGGACAGTTAAAGAAAGTGGAAATAGAGAAATCCAAAGCATATATACATGGTATAGGGATGTCCCTTTTGAATACTTTTGCCATACCTTTTTACTTTACGACTATTTCCTTTTTGATAGGGCTGGATTATTTTGAATATTCCCTTTTTAACAGTTTTTACTTTTCTATCGGCTCTACCATCGGTTCATTTACCATTTACGCAGTATATGCCACCGTTGCCAGTAGAATAGAAGATAGACTAACCACCGCAGCCACAAAAATGAACTTTATCATAGGTTGCTTAACTGGTGTAGTAGGACTGGGGAATCTTTTCTATCTCCTGTAG
- a CDS encoding ASCH domain-containing protein produces the protein MRYFSILMFFLLSICCKSEPALKTPEILWQDYITAYPEYATTAMPDADFFHNNEADANRLGKLILEGEKTAASSLYWLYQEYKVDVPRPGDMQIVTDFEGNALAIIATVQVDTVPFHKVSPEYAATDMGTTEQPLEKWKKTHWAFFESFLAESGEQPTEDMLIVCERFKKVWPE, from the coding sequence ATGCGATATTTCAGTATACTAATGTTCTTCCTGTTATCCATCTGTTGTAAAAGTGAACCTGCGCTAAAAACCCCAGAGATATTATGGCAAGACTATATCACCGCATATCCCGAGTACGCCACCACTGCCATGCCGGATGCCGATTTTTTTCACAATAACGAGGCGGATGCGAATAGGCTGGGAAAGCTTATCCTAGAAGGAGAAAAGACTGCGGCTTCCTCGCTATATTGGCTTTATCAAGAGTATAAGGTGGATGTTCCCCGCCCAGGCGATATGCAAATCGTGACCGATTTTGAGGGTAATGCCCTGGCGATTATAGCAACCGTACAAGTAGATACTGTCCCGTTTCACAAAGTCTCACCGGAATATGCCGCTACGGATATGGGCACCACTGAGCAACCGCTTGAAAAATGGAAAAAAACGCATTGGGCTTTTTTTGAATCCTTCTTAGCCGAAAGCGGAGAACAACCAACGGAGGATATGCTTATTGTCTGTGAACGCTTTAAAAAGGTATGGCCAGAATAG